The window GCACCGCTGATCCGCCCCCGCCCCGCTGGCGGAGCCCCACCGCCAGCCGCCATTGGAGAGACGCACGTGCGATTAGGAGTCCCCTCTCCCGGCCGGGAGAGGGACAAGGTGAGGGCGGCCATCCTCGACGCGTCGCTCGGCTCTGTCAACCCCCTCCCTGCCTCCCCCGTCTGGGGGAGGGGACTCGTGCGAGAGGCGGTGCGGGATAGTCGGCGAACACGCATGGCAGACGTGCTGCCTCCTGTAGGTTCTCCCCATGTCCCCGAATCGATACACAAATCCGCCCCATCTCCGTGCGATCCGGAAGTCGTTGCGCAAGCGGTCGACGCCAGCCGAGCGACGGCTCTGGCAGATCCTCCGGGCACGCCGGCTCCAGGGAGTCAAGTTCCGTCGCCAACACGGCATCGGGCGCTACGTAGTCGACTTCTACTGCCCGGCGGCCCGGCTGGCGGTCGAGGTCGACGGGGCAGTCCACGACGACCCGCTCCGCGCCGAGGCGGACCGCCAGCGGCAGGCCGAGATCGAGGCGCTCGGTATCCGGGTCGTTCGGTTCTCCAACGACGACGTGCTGCGGATGCCGGACCTGGTGGCCGAGGCTCTGCGGCAGGAACTGAGTCAGCTGGCGTAGCGCTAGCGTTGTCACCCTCCCCTGGCCCCTCCCGTCTGGGAGGGGGGATCGTTTTGAGGACCGCGTGATCGATTTGGACCGACTCGACACCGGACCCGCTGGCGGAGCGCCGCCAGCGGACGGATACCTCGACATGGACCTCTTGCGGTTCACGACGGCGGGCTCCGTGGACGACGGCAAGAGCACGCTGATCGGGCGGCTCCTCTACGACTCGAAGTCCATCTTCGAAGACCAACTGGACGCCGTGACGCAGGCCTCCCGCGCACGTGGGCAGGACGACGGCGACGTGCCCAACCTCGCCCTCCTCACCGATGGACTCCGCGCCGAGCGCGAGCAGGGCATCACGATCGACGTCGCGTACCGCTTCTTCGCGACACCCCGGCGCAAGTTCATCATCGCCGACACGCCCGGGCACGTCCAGTACACCCGCAACATGGTGACGGGCGCCTCCACGGCCGACCTCGCCATCGTCCTCGTCGACGCGGCGCGCGGCGTGCAGACCCAGTCTCGGCGCCACGCCTTTATCGCCTCGCTCCTGGGTATCCCCCACGTCGTGGTGGCGGTAAACAAGATGGACCTCGTCG of the Bacteroidota bacterium genome contains:
- a CDS encoding endonuclease domain-containing protein; the protein is MSPNRYTNPPHLRAIRKSLRKRSTPAERRLWQILRARRLQGVKFRRQHGIGRYVVDFYCPAARLAVEVDGAVHDDPLRAEADRQRQAEIEALGIRVVRFSNDDVLRMPDLVAEALRQELSQLA